A single window of Flavobacterium sp. 140616W15 DNA harbors:
- a CDS encoding peptide MFS transporter, whose protein sequence is MKETEVKTAHPKGLWVLFGTEMWERFNFYGMRAILTLFLVNSLLMKESDAALIYGGFLGLCYLTPMLGGFIADRFFGNRNCILLGGLMMAIGQLFLFFSASIFGSNMSLANILMWSALGIIIFGNGFFKPNISSMVGSLYPKQEKTKLDTAFTIFYMGINLGAFLGQTICPYLGDEVVSGVQNIHAFKWGFLAASIAMLIGTGVFFLLKNKYVVTPEGKPLGGLPSKNDVTDYEEGEAQKAVFSTQALIGAVIAFVILFFAFRYLLDGDNFIKTLIYPIIYASGLTLAGLIISDSSLTKIERDRIFVIYIVAFFIIFFWAAFEQAGSSLTFIAANQTDRTFMFGWQMPASMVQVFNGIFVFAFALPFSILWDKLREKGKEPISPMKQAIGLALIALSYFIIAYNVKDLGNSGLLAIKWLILLYLIQTFAELCLSPIGLSLVGKLSPKRFSSLLFGVFFLSNAAGYALSGTLGSIMPATGEKFVKAKDLGIDLQPILDKAVVATPEQLKILEANQISATNPVFAGFEIHNLFEFFMVFVILTGIAAVILFALTPLLKKMMHGIR, encoded by the coding sequence ATGAAAGAAACAGAAGTAAAAACTGCGCATCCAAAAGGACTTTGGGTTTTGTTTGGGACAGAAATGTGGGAGCGGTTTAATTTTTACGGAATGCGAGCAATTCTTACCTTATTTTTGGTAAACTCATTATTAATGAAAGAATCAGATGCTGCATTAATTTATGGAGGCTTCTTGGGACTTTGTTATTTAACACCAATGTTAGGTGGATTTATTGCCGATCGTTTCTTTGGTAACAGAAATTGTATTTTATTGGGTGGACTGATGATGGCAATAGGACAACTTTTTTTGTTCTTTAGTGCTAGTATTTTTGGTTCAAATATGAGTTTGGCAAATATCTTAATGTGGTCTGCATTAGGAATCATTATTTTTGGAAATGGATTCTTTAAGCCAAACATTTCGAGTATGGTTGGAAGTTTGTATCCAAAACAAGAAAAAACAAAATTAGATACTGCTTTTACGATTTTCTATATGGGAATCAATTTAGGTGCTTTCTTAGGACAAACAATTTGTCCTTATTTAGGTGACGAAGTAGTAAGCGGTGTTCAGAATATACACGCTTTTAAATGGGGGTTTTTAGCAGCATCGATTGCAATGTTAATTGGAACAGGTGTTTTCTTTTTATTGAAAAATAAATATGTCGTTACTCCAGAAGGAAAGCCATTAGGAGGTTTGCCTTCTAAAAATGATGTTACTGATTATGAAGAAGGAGAAGCTCAAAAAGCTGTTTTTTCTACACAAGCTTTGATTGGTGCAGTTATTGCATTTGTGATTTTGTTTTTTGCTTTCCGTTACCTTTTAGACGGGGATAACTTCATTAAAACATTAATTTACCCAATTATTTATGCTAGTGGATTAACATTAGCTGGATTGATTATTTCTGATAGTTCATTAACTAAAATAGAAAGAGATAGAATTTTTGTTATCTATATTGTTGCATTCTTTATTATATTTTTCTGGGCTGCTTTTGAGCAAGCAGGATCTTCATTGACTTTTATTGCAGCAAATCAAACAGATAGAACTTTTATGTTCGGATGGCAGATGCCAGCTTCAATGGTTCAGGTGTTTAATGGTATTTTCGTTTTCGCTTTTGCCTTGCCTTTTAGTATTTTATGGGACAAATTAAGAGAAAAAGGTAAAGAGCCTATTTCTCCTATGAAACAAGCAATTGGTTTAGCATTAATTGCATTGAGTTATTTTATTATTGCTTACAATGTGAAAGACCTTGGTAACAGTGGACTTTTAGCGATCAAATGGTTAATTCTTTTGTATTTAATTCAAACTTTTGCTGAGTTGTGTTTATCGCCAATCGGATTATCATTGGTAGGTAAATTATCTCCAAAACGTTTTTCATCATTACTTTTCGGAGTATTCTTCTTATCTAATGCTGCAGGATATGCCTTATCAGGAACTTTGGGATCTATTATGCCTGCAACAGGAGAGAAATTTGTAAAAGCAAAAGATTTAGGAATCGATTTGCAACCTATCTTAGATAAAGCAGTTGTTGCAACTCCTGAACAATTAAAGATCTTAGAAGCAAATCAGATTAGTGCAACAAATCCTGTTTTCGCTGGTTTTGAAATTCATAATCTTTTTGAGTTTTTCATGGTTTTTGTAATCTTAACAGGAATCGCTGCAGTAATCTTATTTGCATTGACTCCTTTGTTAAAGAAAATGATGCACGGTATTCGTTAA
- a CDS encoding S9 family peptidase, with the protein MNTNKLTALFIFICFTVFGQQKITVDDVFSGIFRTKEMFKLQSLQNANQYTVLNFDRTSRSMQIDLYDYATLKKVTTLIDTKNHSELPMINSYAFDASEKNILLACNSTKIFRHSFTADYYLYNIDSKELTKLFDFQVQEPTFSPDGQKIAYAKENNLYVYDLASKKSTQITTDGKKNSIINGITDWVYEEEFAFVRAFDWSKDSKKVAYIRFDESMVPEFSMSIFKTDLYPKIETFKYPKAGEKNAVVSLHIYDATANTTKEVKLGNYNDFYIARLKWTNDNNTLSAQVLNRHQNNLDLLFVDGTSGTSKVVLNEKDKAYVDVTDNLTFLKDNSFIWTSEKDGFNHIYLYDKVGKLKNQVTKGNWEVTSYYGFDEKSKTVFYQSTENGSINRDIYRIALDGKNKVRLSKNVGTSKATFSPNFQYYINTFSSAIQPTTYSLNDAKAGKELQVIENNEALASSLKAYNLATKEFFVLKTAKGNELNAWILKPKDFDPAKKYPVFMFQYSGPGSQQVANQWNNSNDYWFEMLTQQGYIVACVDGRGTGFKGADFKKVTQLQLGKYEVEDQIDAAKVIGNYPYVDASRIGIFGWSYGGFMASNCVFQGNDVFKMAIAVAPVTNWRFYDSVYTERYMQTPQENASGYDNNSPINHVDKLKGKFLLIHGSADDNVHVQNTMQMMEALIQANKQFDSQIYPDKDHGIYGGKTRVQLYTKMTNFIKENL; encoded by the coding sequence ATGAATACAAACAAACTTACCGCATTATTTATATTTATTTGTTTTACTGTTTTTGGTCAACAAAAAATAACTGTAGATGACGTTTTTAGTGGGATATTTCGAACTAAGGAAATGTTTAAACTACAATCTTTACAAAATGCTAATCAGTATACGGTACTTAATTTTGATCGGACGAGTAGAAGTATGCAGATAGATTTGTACGATTATGCTACGTTAAAAAAAGTAACAACTTTAATTGATACAAAAAATCATAGTGAGTTACCGATGATCAATAGCTATGCTTTTGATGCTTCAGAAAAAAATATTTTGTTAGCTTGTAATTCTACTAAAATATTTCGCCACTCCTTCACAGCAGATTATTATTTGTATAATATAGATTCAAAAGAGTTAACTAAGCTGTTTGATTTTCAAGTCCAAGAGCCAACTTTCTCGCCAGATGGACAAAAAATAGCTTACGCAAAAGAGAATAATCTGTATGTTTATGATTTAGCTTCTAAAAAATCTACTCAGATTACAACTGATGGAAAGAAAAACTCAATTATCAATGGTATCACTGATTGGGTATATGAAGAAGAATTTGCTTTTGTTCGCGCTTTTGATTGGAGTAAAGACAGTAAGAAAGTAGCTTATATTCGTTTTGACGAAAGTATGGTTCCTGAATTCTCAATGTCGATTTTTAAAACAGACTTGTATCCTAAAATCGAAACGTTTAAATATCCTAAAGCTGGAGAAAAAAACGCAGTAGTCTCGTTACACATATATGATGCCACAGCAAATACAACTAAAGAAGTTAAGTTAGGTAATTATAACGACTTTTATATTGCAAGATTGAAGTGGACAAATGATAATAATACTTTGTCAGCACAGGTTTTAAACCGTCACCAAAATAATCTTGATTTATTGTTTGTTGATGGTACTTCGGGAACTTCAAAAGTAGTTCTTAATGAAAAAGATAAGGCTTATGTTGATGTTACTGATAACTTAACGTTCTTAAAAGATAATAGTTTTATCTGGACTAGCGAAAAAGACGGTTTTAATCATATCTATTTGTATGATAAAGTAGGAAAGCTTAAAAATCAAGTTACTAAAGGAAACTGGGAAGTAACATCTTATTATGGATTTGATGAAAAATCTAAAACAGTTTTTTATCAGTCTACAGAAAATGGGTCAATCAATCGTGATATTTATCGAATTGCACTTGACGGAAAAAATAAAGTACGTTTATCTAAAAACGTAGGTACTAGTAAGGCAACCTTCAGCCCGAATTTTCAATATTACATCAATACATTCTCAAGCGCAATTCAACCAACAACTTATAGTCTTAATGACGCTAAAGCTGGAAAAGAGTTACAAGTAATAGAAAATAATGAGGCGCTAGCCTCTAGTCTTAAAGCATATAATTTAGCTACTAAAGAATTTTTTGTTCTAAAAACAGCTAAAGGAAATGAATTGAATGCTTGGATATTAAAACCAAAAGATTTTGATCCTGCTAAAAAGTATCCTGTTTTTATGTTTCAATACTCAGGACCTGGCTCTCAGCAAGTAGCAAACCAATGGAATAACTCTAATGATTACTGGTTCGAAATGTTAACTCAACAAGGATATATCGTTGCTTGTGTTGATGGAAGAGGAACTGGATTTAAAGGAGCAGACTTTAAGAAAGTAACACAATTGCAATTAGGGAAATACGAGGTAGAAGATCAAATCGATGCTGCCAAAGTTATTGGTAATTATCCTTACGTTGATGCTTCTAGAATTGGAATTTTTGGATGGAGTTATGGTGGATTTATGGCTTCGAACTGTGTTTTTCAAGGTAATGATGTTTTTAAAATGGCAATTGCTGTTGCCCCAGTTACTAACTGGAGATTTTATGATTCAGTTTATACTGAAAGATATATGCAAACTCCTCAAGAGAATGCAAGTGGTTATGATAATAACTCTCCTATTAATCATGTTGATAAATTAAAAGGGAAATTCCTTTTGATTCACGGATCTGCAGATGATAATGTACATGTGCAAAATACAATGCAAATGATGGAGGCTTTAATACAAGCTAATAAACAATTTGATTCGCAAATTTATCCAGATAAAGATCATGGTATTTATGGCGGAAAAACTAGAGTGCAGCTTTATACTAAAATGACTAACTTTATCAAGGAAAACCTTTAA
- a CDS encoding hydroxymethylglutaryl-CoA reductase, degradative yields the protein MNNAVAGFSKLSKEEKINWIANKYFSTPEKAVFLLKSYWNTDEKLQKLHDEFIENTITNFYIPLGIAPNFLINDKYTTIPMAIEESSVVAAASKAAKFWSTRGGFKATVINTEKIGQVHFTFNGDVSKLNLFFTQTKSKFFTDTESITKNMQQRGGGILDIVLKDKTNLLPNYFQLHATFETKDSMGANFINSCLEQFAKTLKEASQEYELFTEANEEVKVIMSILSNYVPNCVVRAEVSCPVNELAEKHIPNPQEFAERFVQAVQIAEVEPFRAVTHNKGIMNGSDAVILATGNDFRAVEAGVHAYASRNGQYSSLSHAKIENGIFTFWLDMPLALGTVGGLTSLHPLVKFSLQMLENPSAPQLMQIVAVAGLAQNFAALRSLTTTGIQEGHMKMHINNIINQFAANDDERLLIKNHFKSHTISHSAVVEFIENLRK from the coding sequence ATGAACAACGCCGTTGCTGGATTTTCTAAATTATCCAAAGAAGAAAAAATAAACTGGATTGCAAATAAGTACTTTTCTACACCAGAAAAAGCTGTTTTTTTACTTAAAAGTTACTGGAATACCGACGAAAAATTACAGAAATTACATGATGAATTCATCGAAAATACAATAACAAATTTTTACATTCCGCTTGGTATAGCTCCAAATTTCCTCATTAACGACAAATATACCACAATACCAATGGCAATCGAAGAGAGTTCCGTTGTCGCCGCGGCTTCAAAAGCTGCTAAATTCTGGTCTACTCGTGGCGGTTTCAAAGCAACAGTCATCAATACCGAAAAAATAGGTCAAGTCCATTTTACTTTTAATGGTGACGTTTCAAAGCTTAACTTATTTTTTACACAAACAAAAAGCAAATTCTTTACCGATACTGAAAGCATCACCAAAAACATGCAACAGCGTGGTGGCGGAATTCTTGACATTGTTCTAAAAGACAAAACCAATTTATTACCAAATTACTTTCAGCTTCATGCAACCTTTGAAACCAAAGACAGCATGGGCGCTAATTTCATAAATTCATGTTTAGAGCAATTTGCAAAAACATTAAAAGAAGCCTCTCAAGAATACGAATTATTTACTGAAGCAAATGAAGAAGTAAAAGTCATCATGAGCATTCTCTCAAACTATGTTCCAAACTGCGTTGTAAGAGCAGAGGTTTCATGCCCAGTAAATGAATTAGCCGAAAAACACATTCCGAATCCACAGGAGTTTGCCGAACGATTTGTTCAAGCAGTACAAATTGCCGAAGTAGAACCATTTCGTGCCGTAACTCACAACAAAGGAATCATGAACGGATCCGATGCTGTAATACTTGCCACAGGAAATGATTTCCGTGCTGTCGAAGCGGGAGTTCACGCCTATGCCTCTAGAAATGGACAATACTCAAGTTTGTCACATGCTAAAATAGAAAACGGAATTTTCACATTCTGGCTAGATATGCCCCTAGCATTAGGAACCGTTGGCGGACTAACTTCTTTACATCCGTTAGTAAAATTTTCATTACAAATGTTAGAAAATCCGTCTGCTCCTCAATTAATGCAAATTGTAGCCGTTGCTGGTTTAGCTCAAAATTTCGCCGCATTACGTTCTTTAACTACAACCGGAATTCAAGAAGGACACATGAAAATGCACATCAATAATATCATTAATCAATTTGCTGCCAATGATGATGAACGTCTTTTAATTAAAAATCATTTTAAAAGCCACACTATATCTCATAGTGCAGTAGTTGAATTTATTGAAAACTTAAGAAAATAA
- a CDS encoding peptide MFS transporter, with product MEQNISLEQIQNFKGKYPKQLWYLFFSEMWERFCFYGMRGMLVVFMVGQLGMNERVANLQYGATQAFVYAFTFIGGMFADKILGYRKSLFWGGLLMIVGSVILAIDPKQFFFFGISFTIIGTGFFKPNISTMVGQLYKEGDTRVDAGFSLFYAGVNLGALIGGYICIAVANGSLWDSFVPVAYRWNYAFGFASIVMVISLLTFTQTQKSLGEIGLSPLRHIEKPKRRLLEIVTYASSLVVIPIIMKMVSNTEYTDVFMFIIGPFALMYLFYEMASLSNNDDSNMFSFNGKISRIYYFLCFSCIALPLFFLRHYFVDNIVFVLLTLPLLWLLLSLGAKRCNDLGISRFAILIPFVSIYFFFKRGTADLEGGKNLKSSEIKKLIAALVFILFSIFFWAFFEQSGGSLSLFALNNLDNTVLGVKLDPNGVNNSANSLFVIIFAALVGLVWLWMSKRKIEPNTVIKFGLAFLFLAGGFWVFYYTKFFAGPDGRTSLGLFTFGWFIITFGELCLSPIGMSAMTKLSPLKTQAVIMGMWFLASAYGQYFAGLLGANIAGASEHATNLEKLNVYADGYKQLGIYALIAGVILILISPLIKKLMQEVK from the coding sequence ATGGAGCAGAATATTAGTTTAGAACAAATACAAAACTTTAAAGGGAAATACCCTAAACAATTGTGGTATTTGTTTTTTAGCGAAATGTGGGAACGTTTTTGTTTCTACGGAATGAGAGGGATGTTGGTTGTATTTATGGTTGGCCAACTAGGAATGAATGAGAGAGTTGCTAATTTACAATACGGTGCCACACAAGCTTTTGTTTATGCATTTACTTTTATTGGAGGAATGTTTGCAGATAAAATATTAGGCTACCGTAAGTCTCTTTTTTGGGGAGGGCTATTGATGATAGTTGGAAGTGTAATTTTAGCTATTGATCCTAAACAATTTTTCTTTTTCGGAATTAGCTTTACTATTATTGGTACAGGTTTTTTTAAACCAAATATATCTACAATGGTTGGACAGCTATACAAAGAAGGTGATACGAGAGTAGATGCCGGATTTTCGCTGTTTTATGCAGGAGTTAATTTAGGAGCTTTAATCGGAGGATATATTTGTATTGCTGTTGCCAATGGATCTTTGTGGGATTCATTTGTTCCAGTAGCGTATCGTTGGAATTATGCCTTTGGTTTTGCTTCAATTGTAATGGTTATAAGTTTGTTGACTTTTACCCAAACGCAAAAAAGTTTAGGTGAAATTGGACTTTCGCCATTGCGACATATAGAGAAACCTAAAAGACGTTTGTTAGAAATTGTAACTTATGCAAGTTCATTGGTTGTAATTCCGATTATCATGAAGATGGTTTCTAATACAGAATATACAGATGTATTCATGTTTATAATTGGGCCATTTGCATTAATGTATTTGTTTTATGAAATGGCATCGTTAAGTAATAATGATGATTCGAATATGTTCTCTTTTAACGGAAAAATATCTAGAATTTATTATTTCTTGTGCTTCAGTTGTATTGCTTTACCTTTGTTTTTCTTGAGACATTATTTTGTTGATAATATAGTTTTTGTGTTATTAACGCTTCCTTTATTGTGGTTGTTACTTTCTTTGGGAGCAAAAAGATGTAATGATTTAGGCATAAGCAGATTCGCTATTTTAATTCCTTTTGTGAGCATTTATTTTTTCTTTAAGAGAGGGACAGCTGATTTAGAAGGTGGTAAGAATCTAAAAAGTTCAGAGATAAAGAAACTGATAGCAGCTTTAGTATTTATATTATTTTCTATTTTCTTTTGGGCTTTCTTTGAACAAAGTGGAGGGTCATTAAGTTTATTCGCATTAAATAATTTAGATAATACTGTTTTAGGTGTTAAACTTGATCCAAATGGAGTTAACAATTCAGCTAATTCACTTTTTGTAATTATTTTTGCCGCATTGGTAGGATTGGTTTGGTTATGGATGTCTAAACGCAAAATCGAGCCGAATACAGTCATTAAATTTGGATTAGCATTTTTGTTTCTTGCGGGTGGTTTCTGGGTATTTTATTATACTAAATTTTTTGCCGGACCTGATGGAAGAACATCTTTAGGATTGTTTACTTTCGGTTGGTTTATAATTACCTTTGGAGAACTTTGTTTGTCTCCTATTGGTATGTCGGCAATGACTAAGTTATCTCCTCTAAAAACCCAAGCAGTAATAATGGGAATGTGGTTTTTGGCTAGTGCTTATGGTCAGTATTTTGCTGGATTACTAGGTGCTAATATTGCTGGAGCTTCTGAGCATGCAACTAACCTGGAAAAATTAAATGTATATGCGGATGGATAT